From Paraburkholderia fungorum, the proteins below share one genomic window:
- the bcsB gene encoding cellulose biosynthesis cyclic di-GMP-binding regulatory protein BcsB translates to MAKQNIERSHHERSGTHPDTRFFGRAGSQRFMRGIACWLALQTGLAAPLASAAEALAASGSVSTGAAVQTAAAGAPSSAGARAATGTPGMAPPSAAVPLDPNAIEQPQLATPTPALAASSVKALGIRTPTTAEPGTQVPGGRRQTLTFADLGALDPLQLRGTDGQNGIAFSVRGDEVVTGAILHLVYSYSPALLPSLSQLKVLVNGEVAATLPVPHEQAGMLVARDVSIDPRFITEFNHLNVQLIGHYTTSCEDPANSSLWATVSNASSLDLTYASLATKPELAALPQPFFDRRDVRRLELPFVFPQKPGNGTLEAAGIVASWFGALAGYRGAVFPSQLDNAPLSGNAVVFATDDQRPAGITIPAISGPTIAVVDRDAPAHGKLLLVLGRNEAELKTAAKSLGIGQNTLSGPSATITSLTQLAPREPYDAPNWLPTNRPVRFGELANPADLTVSGYDADAVRVNMRVPPDLFMWHTKGAPLDLRYRYTVRPARDRSSLNISVNNGFVQALPIPAESASVFELSRYFARIMPDRTAEARRTVYIPPLLLTPRTQVRLHFYYDIPNTGECHGRLLDNVVGAIDPNSTIDLSSFPHYMALPDLAAFANSGFPFTRMADLSETAVILPNDADSSDFSLYLLTMGRMGASTGYPVTGVTVGTADDADKYANKDLLIFGAPGKQPLLQRWSKSMPFSSDGDARTFQLSDIVFKLQDWWHGERGVERTPARADLTLVSSNGSALLTGFESPLQKNRSAVALVSAAGQSDADLSAALLDADVLPKIQGAMAVIHGRDVTITSNGTAYYVGHLSPQEYLRWALSSHPLLLMLGGVLAALLIAGLFYRTLRSIAARRLKD, encoded by the coding sequence ATGGCGAAGCAAAACATCGAACGCTCGCATCACGAGCGCAGCGGCACTCACCCGGACACGCGTTTCTTTGGACGCGCCGGCTCACAACGATTCATGCGCGGTATCGCCTGCTGGCTCGCCTTGCAGACCGGGTTGGCTGCGCCGCTGGCGTCGGCGGCTGAAGCGCTGGCGGCGTCGGGCAGCGTCAGCACGGGTGCGGCGGTGCAAACCGCGGCAGCAGGTGCGCCGTCGTCGGCGGGCGCACGCGCCGCCACCGGCACCCCCGGCATGGCGCCGCCGAGCGCGGCCGTGCCGCTCGATCCCAACGCAATCGAACAACCGCAACTCGCGACACCGACGCCCGCGCTCGCCGCGTCGTCGGTGAAAGCGCTGGGCATTCGCACGCCGACCACGGCCGAACCCGGCACCCAGGTGCCAGGCGGCCGCCGTCAAACGCTCACGTTCGCCGATCTCGGCGCGCTCGATCCGCTGCAATTGCGCGGCACCGACGGCCAGAACGGCATCGCGTTTTCGGTCCGCGGCGACGAAGTCGTGACCGGCGCGATCCTGCATCTGGTGTACAGCTACTCGCCCGCGCTGCTGCCGAGCCTGTCGCAACTGAAGGTGCTGGTGAACGGCGAAGTCGCCGCTACCCTGCCCGTGCCGCATGAGCAGGCAGGCATGCTGGTGGCGCGCGATGTATCGATCGATCCGCGCTTCATCACCGAATTCAATCACCTGAACGTGCAGCTGATCGGCCATTACACGACCAGTTGCGAAGACCCGGCGAACTCGTCGCTGTGGGCTACGGTCAGCAATGCGAGTTCGCTCGATCTGACCTACGCGTCGCTCGCGACCAAGCCGGAACTGGCGGCGCTGCCGCAGCCGTTCTTCGACCGCCGCGACGTGCGCCGGCTCGAATTGCCGTTCGTGTTCCCGCAGAAGCCGGGCAACGGCACGCTCGAAGCGGCCGGCATCGTCGCGTCGTGGTTCGGCGCGCTGGCCGGTTATCGCGGCGCGGTGTTCCCGTCGCAACTGGATAACGCGCCGCTGTCGGGCAACGCCGTCGTTTTCGCCACCGACGACCAGCGCCCCGCCGGCATCACGATTCCCGCGATCTCCGGGCCGACCATCGCCGTGGTCGACCGCGACGCGCCGGCGCACGGCAAGCTGCTGCTCGTGCTCGGGCGCAACGAAGCCGAACTGAAAACCGCCGCGAAGTCGCTCGGTATCGGGCAGAACACGCTGAGCGGCCCGAGCGCGACGATCACCTCGCTGACCCAGCTCGCACCGCGCGAGCCGTACGACGCGCCGAACTGGCTGCCGACCAACCGTCCGGTGCGCTTCGGCGAGCTCGCCAATCCGGCCGACCTGACCGTGTCCGGCTACGACGCCGACGCCGTGCGCGTGAACATGCGCGTGCCGCCCGATCTGTTCATGTGGCACACCAAGGGTGCGCCGCTCGATCTGCGCTACCGCTACACGGTGCGTCCGGCGCGCGACCGCTCGTCGCTGAACATCAGCGTGAACAACGGCTTCGTGCAGGCGCTGCCGATTCCGGCGGAATCCGCGTCGGTATTCGAACTGAGCCGCTATTTCGCGCGCATCATGCCCGACCGGACCGCCGAAGCACGCCGCACGGTCTACATTCCGCCGCTGCTGCTGACGCCGCGTACGCAGGTGCGTCTGCACTTCTATTACGACATCCCGAATACCGGTGAATGTCACGGCCGCCTGCTCGACAACGTGGTCGGCGCGATCGACCCGAACTCGACCATCGACCTGTCGTCGTTCCCGCATTACATGGCGCTGCCCGATCTGGCTGCATTCGCCAACAGCGGCTTCCCGTTCACGCGGATGGCGGACCTCTCCGAGACCGCCGTGATCCTGCCGAACGACGCCGATTCGAGCGACTTCAGCCTGTATCTGCTGACGATGGGCCGGATGGGCGCGTCGACCGGTTATCCGGTGACGGGCGTGACGGTCGGCACCGCCGACGACGCCGACAAGTACGCGAACAAGGACCTGCTGATTTTCGGCGCACCGGGCAAGCAGCCGCTGTTGCAGCGCTGGTCGAAGTCGATGCCGTTCTCGAGCGACGGCGACGCGCGCACGTTCCAGCTGTCCGACATCGTGTTCAAGCTGCAGGACTGGTGGCACGGCGAGCGCGGCGTCGAACGCACGCCCGCCCGCGCCGATCTGACGCTCGTCAGTTCGAACGGCTCCGCGCTGCTGACCGGCTTCGAGTCGCCGCTGCAGAAGAACCGCAGTGCGGTCGCGCTGGTGAGCGCGGCCGGCCAGTCGGACGCGGACCTGTCCGCCGCCCTGCTCGACGCCGACGTGCTGCCGAAGATTCAAGGCGCCATGGCCGTGATCCATGGCCGCGACGTGACCATCACGTCGAACGGCACGGCTTACTATGTCGGTCATCTGTCGCCGCAGGAATATCTGCGCTGGGCGCTGTCGTCGCATCCGCTGCTGTTGATGCTTGGCGGCGTGCTCGCCGCATTGTTGATCGCCGGCCTCTTCTACCGGACGCTGCGCTCCATCGCCGCGCGCCGCCTGAAGGACTAA
- the bcsZ gene encoding cellulose synthase complex periplasmic endoglucanase BcsZ, translating to MRVRINRKFGAVLALGLGLAASTSFAGMMKVAQTTGACGEWTGYRTFVERFVQADGRVIDYSTPIQQTTSEGQSYGLFFALVANDRATFDRLLAWTRTNLAGNQFDGQNARLPAWQWGRKPDGSFGVLDPNSASDSDLWIAYDLLQAGRLWSDTSYTQLGEALAGQIASHEITTLPGVGPMLLPGPQGFVNAGVTRLNPSYMPLPVLRGLAHDLPGGPWGKLADSAYKLVKTTSPQGFAPDWAAWQGGQFVVDPQNGDVGSYDAIRVYLWAGLASSADPLAKPWLAALGGMRTKVAQTGFPPEKVSSTTGAASGEGPLSYWGALAPYFKSLGDERGLGLAREHLAALDTHLPGHEPVYYDRVLGLFGTGFIDGRYRFDEAGRLVPSWRNACD from the coding sequence ATGCGGGTTCGAATTAACCGGAAATTTGGCGCGGTGCTGGCCCTCGGATTGGGCCTTGCCGCCTCCACCAGCTTCGCAGGCATGATGAAAGTTGCACAGACCACCGGCGCGTGCGGTGAATGGACCGGCTACCGCACGTTCGTCGAACGCTTCGTGCAGGCTGACGGCCGCGTGATCGACTACTCGACGCCGATTCAGCAAACCACGTCGGAAGGCCAGTCGTACGGCCTCTTCTTCGCGCTGGTCGCGAACGACCGCGCGACCTTCGACCGGCTGCTCGCGTGGACGCGCACCAACCTCGCGGGCAACCAGTTCGACGGGCAGAACGCGCGGCTGCCTGCGTGGCAATGGGGCAGAAAGCCGGACGGCTCGTTCGGCGTGCTCGATCCGAATTCCGCGTCCGACTCCGACTTGTGGATCGCCTACGATCTGCTGCAGGCAGGCCGCCTGTGGAGCGATACGAGCTATACGCAACTCGGCGAGGCACTGGCCGGGCAGATAGCGAGTCATGAAATCACGACATTGCCCGGCGTCGGACCGATGCTGTTGCCGGGGCCGCAGGGCTTCGTCAACGCAGGCGTGACGCGGCTGAATCCGAGCTATATGCCGTTGCCGGTGCTGCGCGGCCTCGCGCACGATCTGCCGGGCGGCCCGTGGGGCAAGCTCGCGGACAGCGCGTACAAGCTCGTCAAGACCACCTCGCCGCAAGGCTTCGCGCCCGACTGGGCGGCATGGCAAGGCGGCCAGTTCGTGGTCGATCCGCAAAACGGCGACGTCGGCAGCTACGACGCGATCCGCGTGTATCTGTGGGCGGGTCTCGCGTCGTCCGCCGATCCGCTCGCGAAGCCGTGGCTCGCCGCGCTCGGCGGCATGCGCACGAAGGTCGCGCAAACCGGCTTCCCGCCCGAGAAGGTTTCATCGACCACCGGCGCTGCCAGCGGCGAAGGTCCGCTCAGCTACTGGGGCGCGCTCGCGCCGTACTTCAAGTCGCTCGGCGACGAACGCGGCCTCGGCCTCGCTCGCGAGCATCTGGCCGCGCTCGACACTCACCTGCCCGGTCACGAACCGGTTTACTACGATCGTGTGCTGGGCTTGTTCGGCACGGGTTTTATCGACGGACGCTATCGTTTCGACGAAGCCGGCCGTCTCGTGCCAAGTTGGAGAAACGCATGCGATTGA
- a CDS encoding cellulose synthase subunit BcsC-related outer membrane protein — MRLSALALSLRLALSVTAVCCVATAAPDALAQASKDPLSVLIDQGKYWQSHQRGDLAEQAWLKVLRIDPKQPDALWGMGMVLADRKDGAGAQQYLARLKAAAPAYPRMDELGRRLGETSERDQTVNDARRLAQSGQSASAVQEYQRALQGKPATPELQLEYYQALSATPQGWDQARRGLEQLARDNPDDPRYALAYAQHLTYRDTTRRDGIARLQKLASDGSVGAAAKKSWRQALLWLDARPSDSALYQAYLQTSTDDAAVKARFDSMVQQDSATRERSQENVAADARGRVIGEGFAALDRDDAATARTKFSSVLANNPNDTDALGGMGIAALKQEHFAEARNYLERASRSGNPARWKTALDSATYWTYTSDAIGARSNGEFAKAKSLFERAIALNPSDVTAQVQLGEMLLANHDAVGAEQAYRMALRRQADNPDAIRGLVGALAAQGRGDEALQFANQLNAEQQSKAGGINRLRGEAQASQARAAEARGDLGTARSLFEDALLNTPDDPWLRLDLARIYVRQGAVANARSMMDGLLAAHPDMTDALYASALLSGETQDWSAGLAQLERIPVAQRTDAMTALQHRLWVHQQADLAARMARAGQNQQALATLRATEPVAGNSPELIGVIAGAYQQAGDPTRALGLVRSAMNAAPGNTDLLLQYAGILSATHQDVELGSVMRRLSSMQLTPQQRTDFGNLNLGIVIKQADSVRQRGDLASAYDVIAPWLAAMPDNPDLQAALARLYSSAGDDRSALAAYRVALQRRPDDLNLVQAAIPAAVGAKQFSYAESLARQALAASPGDPGLLATVGRMYRAEGKLSLASTYLQRSLVAANTPLMANAPRNGTASNVPRGWEAAMSRMGSTPLPGTNPFEGKTAVASPTDTATGAGADGSFNAARAALPYTQSSLPTQTVPNYPPPSQPAPYVAPYSAPAQPYTPNVAPAALPYNAPRQGADSGGYGQEAYGSSQSGAPLQPYPGQGQGQPQQQYNPGYAQQQQPQYNGGYPQQAQQQYNGGYPQQAQQQYNPGYPQQQQQQQPYGQDGYASTPWPMSPASRQAQANPGAMPQPYAPATTTARRATTTKRQSVPRTTHTATTNARQQTYNRQQTYAQQPYQQQQQPYQPYQPYPPQQQAYQNQGYYAQQPYIPQPPTGYAQPYYPQQPGANDNSYQPSNVANTQTLGVADELAQINREQASTVSGGIVFRNRSGEDGLSTLNDIEAPIQGRIKAGNGHIVVTATPVTLDAGTASGSTSTLARFGAGLSNSTSESAAVAGTNNYGSQTASGVGLSVGYDSRSIAADIGVTPIGFRETNIVGGAQYNGGISDKVSYSLAIARRAVTDSLLSYAGARDSGSGLEWGGVTSTGGLASLAWDDGTSGLYVNGSYQYYGGDNVQSNNAVKGGGGVYTRLLKDADQTLTIGVNTTLMRYDKNLSYFTYGQGGYFSPQQYVILNLPVEWMGRNGAFTYDVKGSIGVQHYREDASNYFPTNGNLQSAAVSNAALLNSTGTSGVVANQVYPGQSKTGVSYSLSAVGEYQLAPQLAFGATASLGNAYEYREWLAAVYVRYSFSKQTGLQPFPPAPLSSPYLSLSN, encoded by the coding sequence ATGCGATTGAGCGCCCTCGCATTGTCATTGCGCCTCGCGCTGAGCGTCACGGCTGTCTGCTGCGTGGCGACGGCCGCGCCCGACGCGCTGGCGCAGGCGTCGAAAGATCCTCTGAGCGTGCTGATCGATCAGGGCAAGTACTGGCAGTCGCACCAGCGCGGCGACCTCGCCGAGCAGGCGTGGCTGAAGGTACTGCGGATCGATCCAAAGCAGCCCGACGCGCTGTGGGGCATGGGCATGGTGCTCGCCGACCGCAAGGACGGCGCCGGTGCCCAGCAATACCTGGCGCGGCTGAAGGCGGCCGCGCCGGCTTATCCGCGGATGGACGAACTGGGCCGTAGACTCGGCGAAACCAGCGAGCGCGATCAGACCGTCAACGACGCGCGGCGGCTCGCGCAAAGCGGCCAGAGTGCGAGCGCGGTGCAGGAATATCAGCGCGCGCTGCAAGGCAAACCGGCCACGCCGGAATTGCAACTGGAGTATTACCAGGCGCTGTCGGCGACGCCGCAGGGCTGGGATCAGGCACGGCGCGGTCTCGAACAGCTCGCGCGCGACAACCCCGACGATCCGCGTTACGCACTCGCTTACGCACAGCATCTGACCTATCGGGACACGACGCGCCGCGACGGTATCGCGCGGCTGCAGAAGCTCGCGTCCGACGGGTCGGTCGGCGCGGCGGCGAAAAAGAGCTGGCGGCAGGCGCTATTGTGGCTCGACGCGCGGCCGTCCGACTCGGCGCTATATCAGGCGTATCTGCAAACCAGTACCGACGACGCCGCCGTCAAAGCGCGCTTCGATTCGATGGTGCAGCAGGACAGCGCGACCCGCGAGCGGTCACAGGAAAACGTCGCGGCGGATGCGCGCGGCCGCGTGATCGGCGAAGGTTTCGCCGCGCTCGACCGCGACGACGCCGCGACCGCGCGCACCAAGTTTTCGTCGGTGCTCGCTAATAATCCGAACGACACCGACGCGCTCGGCGGCATGGGCATTGCCGCGCTGAAGCAGGAGCATTTCGCGGAGGCGCGCAACTATCTGGAACGCGCGTCGCGCAGCGGCAATCCGGCGCGCTGGAAAACCGCGCTCGACAGCGCGACCTACTGGACCTACACGAGCGACGCTATCGGCGCGCGCAGCAACGGCGAGTTCGCGAAGGCGAAGTCGCTGTTCGAGCGCGCGATTGCGCTGAATCCGTCCGATGTCACCGCGCAGGTGCAGCTCGGCGAGATGCTGCTTGCGAATCACGACGCGGTCGGCGCGGAACAGGCTTACCGGATGGCGCTGCGCCGTCAGGCCGACAACCCCGACGCGATTCGCGGACTGGTCGGCGCGCTGGCCGCGCAAGGCCGGGGCGACGAAGCGCTGCAATTCGCCAATCAGCTGAATGCCGAACAGCAGTCGAAAGCGGGCGGCATCAACCGTCTGCGGGGTGAGGCGCAGGCTTCGCAGGCGCGCGCCGCCGAAGCGCGCGGCGATCTCGGCACTGCCCGCAGCCTGTTCGAAGACGCGCTGCTGAACACGCCCGACGACCCGTGGCTGCGCCTCGACCTCGCACGCATTTACGTGCGCCAGGGCGCGGTCGCGAACGCGCGCAGCATGATGGACGGGCTGCTCGCCGCGCATCCCGACATGACCGACGCGCTGTATGCAAGCGCGTTGCTGTCGGGCGAAACACAGGACTGGTCGGCGGGACTCGCGCAACTCGAGCGGATTCCGGTCGCCCAGCGCACCGACGCGATGACCGCGTTGCAGCACCGTTTGTGGGTGCATCAGCAGGCCGATCTGGCCGCGCGGATGGCGCGCGCCGGTCAGAACCAGCAGGCGCTCGCCACGTTGCGCGCGACCGAGCCGGTGGCCGGCAACAGTCCCGAGTTGATCGGCGTGATCGCCGGTGCGTATCAGCAGGCGGGCGACCCGACCCGCGCGCTCGGTCTCGTGCGCAGCGCGATGAACGCCGCGCCCGGTAACACCGATCTGCTTCTGCAATACGCGGGCATCCTGTCGGCGACGCATCAGGACGTCGAACTCGGCTCGGTGATGCGCCGTCTGTCGTCGATGCAATTGACGCCGCAGCAGCGCACCGACTTCGGCAATCTGAATCTGGGCATCGTCATCAAGCAGGCGGATTCGGTGCGTCAGCGCGGCGATCTCGCCAGCGCGTACGACGTGATCGCACCGTGGCTCGCAGCCATGCCCGACAACCCCGACTTGCAGGCCGCGCTGGCGCGTCTCTACTCCAGTGCCGGCGACGACCGCAGTGCGCTCGCGGCCTATCGCGTCGCCTTGCAGCGCAGACCCGACGACCTGAATCTGGTGCAGGCGGCGATCCCCGCTGCGGTCGGCGCGAAGCAGTTCAGCTATGCCGAATCGCTCGCCCGACAGGCGCTGGCCGCCTCGCCTGGCGATCCGGGTCTGCTGGCCACGGTCGGCCGCATGTATCGCGCAGAAGGCAAGCTGTCGCTGGCGTCAACGTATTTGCAGCGCTCGCTGGTCGCCGCCAACACGCCGCTGATGGCCAACGCGCCGCGTAACGGCACGGCCAGCAACGTGCCGCGCGGCTGGGAAGCGGCCATGAGCCGGATGGGCTCGACGCCGCTGCCCGGCACCAATCCTTTCGAGGGCAAAACCGCCGTCGCTTCGCCGACCGACACCGCCACTGGCGCAGGTGCCGACGGCAGCTTCAATGCCGCGCGCGCAGCGCTTCCGTACACGCAGTCCTCCTTGCCGACACAGACCGTGCCGAACTATCCGCCGCCTTCGCAGCCCGCGCCTTACGTCGCGCCTTACTCTGCGCCCGCGCAGCCTTACACGCCGAACGTCGCGCCCGCAGCGTTGCCTTATAACGCGCCGCGTCAGGGTGCGGATTCGGGCGGCTATGGGCAGGAAGCTTACGGGTCGAGCCAGTCGGGTGCGCCGTTGCAGCCGTATCCGGGCCAGGGACAAGGGCAGCCGCAGCAGCAGTACAACCCGGGTTATGCGCAGCAGCAACAGCCGCAGTACAACGGTGGCTATCCGCAGCAGGCGCAACAGCAGTACAACGGCGGCTATCCGCAGCAGGCGCAGCAGCAATACAACCCCGGCTATCCGCAGCAGCAACAGCAACAGCAGCCATACGGGCAGGACGGCTACGCGTCGACGCCCTGGCCGATGTCGCCCGCTTCACGCCAGGCGCAAGCCAATCCCGGCGCGATGCCGCAGCCGTACGCCCCTGCAACCACCACGGCGCGACGCGCGACGACCACCAAACGGCAAAGCGTGCCGCGTACGACCCACACCGCCACCACCAACGCGCGCCAGCAGACCTATAACCGGCAGCAGACCTACGCGCAACAGCCGTATCAGCAGCAACAGCAGCCGTATCAGCCCTACCAGCCTTATCCGCCGCAGCAACAGGCGTATCAGAACCAGGGCTACTACGCGCAGCAGCCGTACATTCCGCAGCCGCCCACCGGCTACGCGCAGCCGTATTATCCGCAACAGCCGGGCGCGAACGACAACAGCTACCAGCCGTCGAACGTCGCCAATACGCAAACGCTCGGCGTCGCGGATGAACTCGCGCAGATCAACCGCGAGCAGGCGAGCACCGTGTCGGGCGGGATCGTGTTCCGCAACCGCAGCGGCGAGGACGGCCTGTCCACCCTCAACGATATCGAAGCGCCGATCCAGGGGCGCATCAAGGCGGGCAATGGCCACATCGTCGTCACGGCGACGCCTGTCACGCTCGATGCCGGCACCGCGTCCGGTAGCACGTCGACGCTCGCGCGCTTCGGTGCGGGTCTGTCGAACAGCACGTCGGAATCGGCAGCGGTGGCGGGCACCAACAACTACGGCAGCCAGACCGCGAGCGGCGTGGGCCTGTCGGTCGGCTACGACAGCCGCAGCATCGCCGCCGATATCGGCGTGACACCGATCGGCTTCCGCGAAACCAACATCGTGGGCGGCGCGCAATACAACGGCGGCATCAGCGACAAGGTGTCGTACTCGCTCGCGATCGCACGCCGCGCGGTGACCGACAGCCTGTTGTCGTACGCCGGTGCGCGCGACTCGGGTTCCGGCCTTGAATGGGGCGGCGTCACGTCGACGGGCGGCCTAGCGAGCCTCGCCTGGGACGACGGCACGAGCGGCCTGTACGTGAACGGCTCGTATCAGTATTACGGCGGCGATAACGTCCAGAGCAACAACGCCGTGAAGGGCGGCGGCGGCGTCTACACGCGTCTGCTGAAGGATGCGGACCAGACGCTGACAATCGGCGTGAACACAACGCTGATGCGCTACGACAAGAACCTGTCCTATTTCACGTACGGTCAGGGCGGCTACTTCAGCCCGCAGCAGTACGTGATCCTGAATCTGCCGGTGGAATGGATGGGTCGTAACGGCGCGTTCACCTATGACGTGAAGGGCTCGATCGGCGTGCAGCATTATCGCGAGGACGCGTCGAACTATTTCCCGACCAATGGCAATTTGCAATCCGCAGCGGTGAGCAATGCCGCGCTGCTGAACAGCACGGGCACCAGCGGCGTGGTCGCCAATCAGGTCTATCCAGGCCAGAGCAAGACGGGCGTGTCGTACTCGCTCAGCGCGGTGGGCGAGTATCAACTCGCGCCGCAACTGGCGTTCGGCGCCACGGCTTCGCTGGGCAATGCGTACGAATATCGCGAGTGGCTCGCCGCCGTGTACGTGCGCTACAGCTTCAGCAAGCAGACCGGCTTGCAGCCGTTCCCGCCCGCTCCGCTCAGCTCGCCGTATCTGTCGCTGTCGAACTAG